One Lycium barbarum isolate Lr01 chromosome 5, ASM1917538v2, whole genome shotgun sequence genomic window carries:
- the LOC132639469 gene encoding uncharacterized protein LOC132639469, with translation MPRKASASQKGKAVADEGTNRVPPVNVGQSESLSEAPSRTSQTPPAPEELRRATATAPLVSPPYASGQKMRDAIQLLTRAISTRVRDFINLEPPVFVGSNPDEYPQNFIDRMQRTLKVMHASDIESVELASYRLRDIAVQWYKTWELSRGANASPAVWQDFSEAFLRHYLPKETRRAQVDRFLALRQWNMSIQEYNLCFDSLARYAPTIVAERDDRMYRFVIGLGPHLINECMTASLQKGTDISRI, from the exons ATGCCTAGGAAAGCTTCTGCCAGTCAGAAGGGAAAAGCAGTGGCAGACGAGGGTACCAATCGGGTGCCACCTGTGAATGTGGGCCAGAGTGAGTCTCTGAGTGAGGCCCCATCTCGGACTTCTCAGACTCCGCCCGCTCCAGAGGAGCTTAGAAGGGCTACAGCTACAGCACCTCTAGTCTCTCCACCTTATGCATCTGGCCAAAAGATGCGAGATGCTATACAATTATTGACTCG GGCTATTAGTACGCGGGTTCGAGACTTTATCAATTTGGAACCTCCAGTGTTTGTTGGATCTAACCCAGATGAGTACCCACAGAACTTTATAGATAGGATGCAGAGGACATTGAAGGTGATGCATGCTTCTGACattgagtcagtagagttggcatcttatagattgcgggataTCGCTGTTCAGTGGTATaagacttgggagctgtccagaggggCGAATGCTTCTCCAGCAGTGTGGCAGGATTTCTCGGaggcttttctccgtcattatttGCCAAAAGAGACCAGACGGGCTCAAGTTGATAGATTTCTAGCCTTACGACAGTGGAATATGAGTATTCAAGAGTACAATCTTTGTTTTGATtcattggccaggtatgctcccaCGATTGTGGCTGAGAGGGATGATCGAATGTATCGGTTTGTGATTGGACTTGGGCCACACTTGATTAATGAGTgcatgacggcctcacttcagaaGGGTACAGATATTTCCCGTATTTAG